The following coding sequences are from one uncultured Cohaesibacter sp. window:
- a CDS encoding marine proteobacterial sortase target protein produces MRQFHWTNPLAEYETMTLPDTHLQNRKRKRHSIKLHDAPADREKTFSKVFKLWIGAYALVVGVALSVALGTPAHSAPAPTPTIDPSQTQQLLLVTPDDMQSGGLLFKAKEAGKYIEAPKVATDIKIDVTGPVARAIVTQKFLNPSDAWVEGIYVFPLPDTAAVDQLRMKIGDRIIEGKIKPKEEARQIYETAKQEGKKASLLEQHRPNLFTNSVANIGPNDSITIQIEYQQTVPRKDDEFSLRVPLVVAPRYNPMAKPLRPVIDLKANQSSEGSGWATTDPVPDREHITAPVLAPEKDGKSNPVTLSVKLKAGFPLDDVVSHYHDVVVNPESGDTMTLSLKEEAVPADKDFLLTWTGKPTQTPNLGLFTQTINDDPNNRQTGDGQSKDSTGEDKDDESALENSADNYLLAYITPPYKLASDLKVPPREVIFVIDQSGSMNGPSIRQARESLIEALGQLKPEDKFQIIRFNNEMAQLFPTPQPADKEHLSTARYWVAAIEANGGTEMLPAMQASLTDTNPNAPTLRQVIFLTDGAIGNERELFEAVKQNKGRSRIFTVGIGSAPNSFFMSRAAEVGRGTFTQIGDITEVKGKMAKLFTQLTTPVATDLKITFSDGEDIEASPSELPDLYKGEPVVVAFKGKKLGKELTLTGRFDNQPWSMTVDISKAASSSAIDKLWARGKIRQLENERLLSMEPASFDKSIEQLGLRHHLVTRLTSLVAVDVTPSRPEGEQLDSKKVPLNLPDGWKMDSVFDVDGRIDAAVAPTTSGLAPSLRPHKSRVARLMATPPQAMQEAMATSAAPRSNPSSVAVAPTGGNQILLPKTATRADIIMLIGIALLTLAGALMAWLQWRKIRQDQR; encoded by the coding sequence ATGAGACAGTTTCATTGGACCAACCCACTTGCGGAATATGAAACAATGACATTGCCTGACACTCATTTACAGAACCGGAAAAGAAAACGTCATTCGATAAAGCTGCATGATGCGCCAGCGGATCGGGAAAAAACTTTTTCAAAAGTCTTCAAGCTATGGATTGGAGCCTATGCACTCGTCGTTGGCGTTGCCCTGAGCGTAGCGCTTGGCACACCAGCCCACTCGGCTCCGGCCCCCACGCCAACGATTGATCCCTCCCAAACCCAGCAGCTTCTTTTGGTAACCCCCGACGACATGCAGTCCGGAGGGCTTCTGTTCAAAGCCAAGGAAGCAGGCAAATATATCGAAGCCCCGAAGGTTGCGACAGACATCAAGATAGACGTAACAGGCCCTGTTGCGCGTGCCATTGTAACGCAAAAATTTCTCAATCCGAGCGACGCATGGGTTGAAGGCATTTATGTCTTTCCGCTGCCAGACACCGCAGCGGTCGACCAGCTCAGAATGAAAATCGGAGACCGGATCATCGAGGGCAAAATCAAGCCAAAGGAAGAGGCGCGGCAAATCTATGAGACCGCCAAGCAAGAAGGCAAGAAAGCCAGTCTTTTGGAACAGCATCGCCCGAACCTCTTTACCAACTCGGTCGCCAACATAGGCCCGAACGACTCCATCACCATTCAGATAGAATATCAGCAAACAGTTCCCCGCAAGGATGATGAATTCTCACTGCGTGTCCCGCTCGTTGTCGCGCCCCGATACAACCCTATGGCAAAGCCGTTAAGACCCGTTATCGACCTCAAAGCAAACCAATCTTCAGAAGGCAGCGGCTGGGCAACGACTGACCCTGTGCCAGATCGTGAGCACATTACAGCCCCGGTGCTGGCCCCGGAAAAAGACGGCAAAAGCAATCCGGTCACACTCAGTGTCAAACTCAAGGCGGGATTCCCGCTTGATGATGTGGTTAGCCATTATCACGACGTCGTGGTCAATCCCGAAAGCGGCGACACCATGACCCTTTCTCTTAAAGAAGAAGCAGTTCCCGCAGACAAAGACTTCCTTCTGACCTGGACTGGCAAGCCGACGCAAACACCAAACCTTGGACTGTTCACTCAAACGATCAATGACGATCCGAATAACCGTCAAACCGGAGACGGTCAGAGCAAAGACAGCACGGGCGAAGACAAGGACGATGAAAGCGCGCTAGAAAATAGTGCGGACAACTATCTGCTCGCTTACATCACTCCCCCTTACAAGCTCGCTTCCGATCTCAAGGTTCCACCACGTGAAGTCATTTTTGTCATCGACCAGTCCGGTTCCATGAATGGTCCGTCCATTCGGCAAGCCAGAGAAAGCCTGATCGAGGCTCTGGGACAACTCAAGCCAGAAGACAAATTCCAGATTATCCGCTTTAACAATGAAATGGCGCAACTATTCCCGACCCCACAGCCAGCGGACAAGGAGCATCTCTCAACCGCTCGCTATTGGGTCGCAGCCATAGAGGCAAATGGCGGAACGGAAATGCTGCCAGCCATGCAGGCCTCTCTCACCGACACCAATCCCAACGCGCCAACACTAAGGCAGGTCATCTTTCTCACCGATGGAGCCATCGGCAATGAGCGGGAATTGTTTGAAGCCGTCAAGCAAAACAAGGGCCGGTCACGCATTTTCACTGTCGGCATTGGCTCGGCTCCAAACAGCTTCTTCATGTCCCGCGCAGCAGAAGTGGGCCGTGGCACATTTACGCAAATTGGAGATATCACTGAAGTGAAAGGCAAGATGGCAAAGCTTTTCACCCAGCTGACAACCCCGGTTGCGACAGATCTCAAGATTACGTTCTCTGATGGCGAAGACATCGAAGCCTCTCCGAGCGAACTACCAGATCTTTACAAGGGGGAACCTGTCGTCGTTGCTTTCAAGGGCAAGAAGCTTGGCAAAGAACTGACCCTGACGGGCCGCTTTGACAACCAGCCATGGTCCATGACCGTTGACATCAGCAAGGCAGCGTCATCTAGCGCCATAGACAAGCTTTGGGCGCGGGGCAAAATCCGCCAGCTTGAAAATGAAAGACTGCTCAGCATGGAGCCGGCAAGCTTCGATAAATCCATCGAGCAGCTTGGCCTTCGCCATCATCTGGTTACACGCCTGACCAGCCTCGTTGCCGTGGACGTCACTCCATCCCGCCCTGAAGGAGAGCAGCTCGACAGCAAGAAAGTCCCCCTCAATCTTCCTGATGGCTGGAAAATGGACAGCGTCTTCGACGTCGACGGGAGAATAGATGCGGCTGTTGCACCGACAACGAGCGGCCTTGCCCCAAGCCTGAGACCTCACAAATCCAGAGTGGCGCGCCTCATGGCCACGCCTCCGCAAGCCATGCAAGAAGCCATGGCGACAAGTGCGGCACCTAGAAGTAACCCATCGTCCGTTGCTGTAGCTCCGACCGGAGGCAATCAGATCCTGCTGCCGAAAACGGCGACACGCGCGGATATCATCATGCTGATCGGTATTGCCCTATTGACGCTGGCAGGAGCCTTGATGGCTTGGCTGCAATGGCGAAAGATACGGCAAGACCAGAGATAG
- a CDS encoding DUF2892 domain-containing protein encodes MSLDRSILAFAGFMVLLSVVLTVYVHPLFIWLTVFVGANMMQSAFTGFCPAAMILKKIGVKPGTAFE; translated from the coding sequence ATGTCTCTGGATCGTTCCATTCTCGCTTTTGCAGGCTTCATGGTCCTGCTCTCCGTTGTTCTGACGGTTTATGTCCATCCGCTGTTCATCTGGCTGACAGTCTTTGTTGGCGCGAACATGATGCAGTCTGCATTCACCGGTTTTTGCCCTGCTGCAATGATTTTGAAGAAAATCGGTGTAAAGCCGGGAACCGCTTTTGAATAA
- a CDS encoding cytochrome b/b6 domain-containing protein yields the protein MTDITSSAHSEELTIKPDAKKRAVKIYTRYERFWHWSQALLIFILAFSGFNLHGTLSLVPFPLAVMVHTYAAILLLVLWLFTTFWNFTTGQWRHYLPKNKGLFAVIKFYAYGIIVGSPHPYSKGLHRKQNALQSLAYLTFMVIIGPALWLSGIAYLLYGLWEQIQNSQQIFTLVAFVHTAAAFAMITFVVIHVYMTTTGKTVFHYIKTMITGYEKIELTPAEEAYLEEQQPNLLKDSKK from the coding sequence ATGACGGACATTACCTCTTCTGCCCACAGCGAAGAATTGACCATCAAGCCGGATGCCAAAAAGCGGGCCGTAAAAATCTATACGCGCTATGAACGCTTCTGGCATTGGTCTCAGGCGTTACTGATCTTCATTCTGGCTTTCTCGGGATTTAACCTGCATGGCACGCTTTCGCTGGTCCCCTTCCCGTTGGCGGTCATGGTCCACACCTACGCAGCCATTCTGCTCTTGGTGTTGTGGCTGTTCACGACCTTCTGGAATTTCACCACAGGACAGTGGCGCCACTATTTGCCAAAGAACAAGGGGCTTTTTGCAGTCATCAAATTCTATGCCTATGGCATAATCGTTGGCTCCCCGCACCCCTATTCAAAAGGATTGCACCGTAAGCAGAACGCTCTGCAATCTCTCGCTTATCTGACTTTCATGGTCATCATCGGCCCGGCTCTTTGGCTGTCGGGCATTGCTTATCTGCTCTATGGGCTTTGGGAACAGATCCAAAACAGCCAGCAGATTTTCACCCTGGTGGCGTTCGTACATACGGCAGCAGCATTTGCGATGATCACTTTTGTCGTCATTCACGTCTATATGACAACAACGGGCAAAACCGTGTTCCATTACATCAAGACGATGATCACAGGTTATGAAAAAATCGAGCTGACACCCGCAGAAGAAGCCTATCTTGAAGAGCAGCAACCAAATCTGTTGAAGGACAGCAAGAAGTAA
- a CDS encoding tetrathionate reductase family octaheme c-type cytochrome, with translation MANFANWGRYQLKSPANGTLQMLAALLFISSLVLPDHFAYAESNNTLPHSPVKTDAKAAGLQLSGKPAGGTADHSKFEILQQDFKSGPEVTKACLTCHTEAADQVQHTLHWKWDYKNEATGQTLGKRTVINSFCGNVASNEPRCTSCHAGYGWEDMRKAPPSEPEAVDCLVCHADTELYSKYPTKAGHPLYEPITVDGKTIMPPDLAKAAQSVTNPQRENCGSCHYYGGGGDGVKHGDLDSSLNHPDVALDVHMNEDGLNMACTACHSGSGHQWPGSRYSTEAKPTIIAKDGEETKTAKIRKLDQHAGLMEPSASCESCHSNRPHDGDNIMGIKLNDHTDTVACQTCHVPEFARGGVATKTLWDWSTAGKLKDGKPYTVMDEHGHPSYMSQKGDFEYKENVQPYYSWFNGETTWTLLDDKIDPSKVVEINALSGSATDGKSRIWPFKRMHSRQPYDKAKNQLVYNHVFGKDDTALWTNFDWDKSVPAAMEFIGKDFSGELGFVDTYMYWPITHMVAPKEEAVRCTECHTKQGRLDGITGIYMPGRDNFKWLDWIGYAAFGLTVLGVLFHALLRIIFRNRKMKA, from the coding sequence ATGGCGAACTTTGCAAATTGGGGCAGATACCAGCTGAAGAGTCCGGCCAACGGCACTCTACAGATGTTGGCTGCCCTATTGTTCATTTCCAGTCTGGTGCTACCAGACCATTTTGCATATGCAGAGTCGAACAACACGCTCCCGCATTCGCCCGTTAAAACAGACGCCAAGGCGGCAGGCTTGCAACTTTCTGGCAAACCAGCTGGTGGCACCGCCGATCATTCCAAGTTTGAAATTCTGCAACAGGATTTCAAGTCAGGCCCAGAGGTAACCAAAGCCTGCCTGACCTGTCACACCGAAGCAGCAGATCAGGTGCAGCACACCCTGCATTGGAAATGGGACTACAAGAACGAGGCGACAGGACAGACCCTTGGCAAGCGAACCGTTATAAACTCCTTCTGCGGCAACGTCGCCTCCAACGAACCACGCTGCACTTCGTGCCATGCCGGTTATGGCTGGGAAGACATGCGCAAGGCTCCCCCTTCCGAGCCAGAAGCCGTGGACTGTCTTGTTTGCCATGCCGATACAGAGCTTTATAGCAAATACCCCACCAAGGCAGGCCACCCGCTCTATGAGCCCATCACGGTTGATGGCAAAACCATCATGCCTCCGGATTTGGCTAAGGCTGCCCAATCCGTCACCAATCCGCAGCGCGAGAATTGCGGTTCCTGCCATTATTACGGCGGCGGTGGTGATGGCGTGAAACACGGTGATCTGGACAGCTCGTTGAACCATCCTGACGTTGCACTTGATGTGCATATGAATGAAGACGGCCTCAACATGGCCTGCACCGCCTGCCATTCCGGTTCCGGCCATCAATGGCCCGGCTCACGCTATAGCACCGAGGCAAAACCAACAATCATCGCCAAGGATGGCGAGGAAACCAAGACAGCCAAGATCCGCAAATTGGATCAACATGCTGGCCTGATGGAACCATCAGCCTCCTGCGAGAGCTGCCATTCCAATCGCCCCCACGACGGTGACAACATCATGGGCATCAAGCTCAATGATCATACGGATACGGTCGCCTGCCAAACCTGCCACGTTCCAGAATTTGCCCGTGGCGGTGTCGCCACCAAAACCCTTTGGGACTGGTCAACAGCTGGCAAGCTGAAAGACGGCAAACCCTACACGGTGATGGATGAGCACGGCCACCCGAGCTACATGTCTCAAAAGGGCGACTTTGAATATAAGGAGAATGTACAGCCTTACTATTCATGGTTTAATGGCGAGACCACCTGGACGCTTCTGGACGACAAGATCGATCCGAGCAAAGTGGTCGAAATCAACGCTCTGAGCGGTTCGGCCACCGATGGCAAGTCACGCATCTGGCCGTTCAAGCGGATGCATTCGCGTCAGCCATATGACAAGGCGAAAAACCAGCTTGTCTATAACCATGTCTTCGGCAAGGATGACACGGCCCTCTGGACCAATTTCGATTGGGACAAGTCGGTCCCGGCCGCCATGGAATTCATCGGCAAGGACTTCTCCGGTGAGTTGGGGTTTGTCGATACTTACATGTATTGGCCAATCACTCACATGGTCGCCCCTAAGGAAGAGGCTGTCCGCTGCACCGAATGCCACACCAAACAAGGACGCCTTGATGGCATCACCGGCATCTACATGCCCGGCCGTGACAATTTCAAATGGCTTGACTGGATCGGTTATGCCGCCTTCGGCCTGACGGTCCTTGGCGTTCTTTTCCACGCCTTGCTGCGTATCATTTTCCGCAATCGCAAGATGAAGGCTTGA
- a CDS encoding cytochrome b/b6 domain-containing protein: MTDISSASGATPNGTTKENSKTFARKVKNYSRYERFWHWSQAVLIFVLAFSGFTVHGTIRFIPFKAAVMMHDIAAFALIFLWLFTAFWTFTTGQWRHFIPTNAGLWEVIMHYLVGMMRGQPHPYKRTLSRKQNPLQSFAYFSIMTVVGPLLWLSGLAYMFYSFWEGNSGNNDIFSTIVLLHLIGAFLMVAFVIGHIYMVTTGKTLTHYTKAMITGFEDMELTEAEVTYLEKHEPDRIK; the protein is encoded by the coding sequence ATGACAGACATCTCCTCTGCCTCCGGGGCGACACCGAACGGAACCACGAAAGAAAACAGCAAGACCTTTGCCCGCAAGGTGAAAAACTACAGCCGATATGAGCGCTTCTGGCACTGGTCACAAGCAGTCCTCATTTTTGTGCTCGCCTTCTCCGGCTTCACTGTGCATGGGACAATCCGTTTCATCCCTTTCAAGGCCGCGGTCATGATGCACGACATTGCTGCCTTTGCCCTGATATTCCTATGGCTGTTTACAGCCTTCTGGACATTCACCACCGGCCAGTGGCGCCATTTCATTCCTACAAACGCGGGCCTTTGGGAGGTGATCATGCATTATCTCGTCGGGATGATGCGAGGACAACCACACCCCTACAAAAGAACCCTGAGCCGCAAACAGAATCCGCTGCAGTCATTTGCTTACTTCTCGATCATGACTGTGGTCGGACCGTTGCTCTGGCTGTCTGGCCTTGCCTACATGTTCTACAGTTTCTGGGAAGGCAACTCGGGCAACAATGACATCTTCAGCACCATTGTGCTGCTCCACCTGATTGGAGCGTTCCTCATGGTCGCATTCGTGATCGGACATATCTATATGGTCACGACGGGCAAGACGCTAACGCACTATACCAAGGCCATGATTACCGGCTTTGAAGATATGGAGCTCACAGAAGCCGAAGTGACCTATCTGGAAAAGCATGAACCCGACCGTATCAAATAG
- a CDS encoding multiheme c-type cytochrome gives MEAKPQARDEEGKKRPSFAMRRMNETASCESCHTDAPHQGKTLEAIKLNNHTDTVACQTCHIPEFARGGVATKMLWDWSTAGKLKDGKPYSVKDDKGHPSYDSKKGDFIYEENVQPTYSWFNGKVTYVTDEDRLDTSKPVVLNALGGNADDEDARIWPFKLMHTKQPIDAESRKLVYMHLFGKDANAFWKNFDWANAIQGGMDYMGKDYSGKFEFVETRMWWPITHMVAPAEKAVQCDECHVKGGRLEDIEGVYIPGRDDMPMINWFGYGLIILTIIGVAIHSIFRFATRKQRQH, from the coding sequence AAACCGCCTCCTGCGAGAGCTGCCACACCGACGCACCCCATCAAGGCAAAACGCTTGAAGCTATCAAGCTCAACAACCATACCGACACGGTTGCCTGTCAGACCTGCCATATTCCCGAATTCGCCCGCGGAGGCGTTGCCACCAAGATGCTCTGGGATTGGTCGACAGCAGGCAAACTCAAAGACGGCAAACCCTACTCCGTCAAGGATGACAAGGGCCATCCCAGCTATGATTCCAAGAAAGGCGATTTCATTTATGAAGAAAACGTCCAGCCGACTTACAGCTGGTTCAACGGCAAGGTCACCTATGTCACCGATGAGGATAGGTTGGATACCTCAAAACCGGTGGTGCTGAACGCCCTCGGCGGCAATGCCGACGATGAAGACGCCCGCATCTGGCCTTTCAAGCTGATGCATACCAAGCAGCCCATAGACGCCGAGAGCAGAAAACTCGTCTATATGCATCTGTTTGGCAAGGACGCCAATGCCTTCTGGAAGAATTTCGACTGGGCCAATGCCATTCAAGGCGGCATGGACTATATGGGCAAGGACTATTCGGGCAAGTTCGAATTTGTCGAAACCCGCATGTGGTGGCCGATCACTCACATGGTCGCTCCGGCAGAGAAAGCCGTTCAATGCGATGAATGTCACGTCAAGGGCGGCCGTCTGGAAGATATCGAAGGTGTCTATATTCCGGGCCGGGATGACATGCCGATGATCAACTGGTTCGGCTATGGCCTCATCATCCTGACCATTATCGGCGTCGCGATCCATTCGATCTTCCGCTTCGCCACCCGCAAGCAACGTCAACATTAG